Proteins from a genomic interval of Candidatus Kapaibacterium sp.:
- a CDS encoding TGS domain-containing protein, which produces MTLDIENQLESFAQSFIPTLDLVRSKSVFEEVKQLKLGDTALATAFLINADLSDPKTKKQVAETFGQKVVDNIELLGRIGKVQFMETTKNIAALRKHFIELTEEVEIIFIKLAERLCNLNFADKEQHEDILNLSEEALYLYSPIAQQLGIRKFYTEMEDIAFRNLYPDDFKYLEKMIEAKRNVFNAKLNSMRHDLNKVLEKYSIKAKFQARVKRPYSIYRKLKKQKVPLDKIYDLLALRVIIDSVEHCYLTLGAVHSNWIPIDGRFRDWISFPKANGYRSIQTTVVTRNGDKFEIQIRTEDMHQEAEYGSSAHWAYKQGAQSTTNSWIVRLREFLENEEYFDNPYEVFDKLKSEMKRDYINVLTPKGEIFSLPEGSTPLDYSFSVHTDLGYRTTGARVNGKFVKLNTELKSGDVIDIISSKTSTPSRDWLKIVKTNRARSKILRWFKKNEQEVFIFEGKVAWEKLKTKNVKKLKGFDDENKFKNGLNKLGYKSPDEFYYAIANGSAKCSLFTLKRIYPDAFRKKEDSERKSSSSHPKDVMPKINVEGMSGITTILAKCCNPIKGEPVIAYITKRSELKIHSANCQYLKTQNLDQSNFKKAEWTDGDSYQVVKLRIFGESYSNLLSIVVDEADQCKLRIMDSSRIINRAATTGLLLEIEVNDINHLTKFTNKLKNHKAVESVKSV; this is translated from the coding sequence ATGACGCTGGATATTGAAAATCAATTAGAATCTTTTGCACAAAGTTTCATCCCAACGCTCGATTTGGTGCGTTCCAAGTCTGTTTTCGAGGAAGTGAAGCAACTCAAGCTCGGCGATACGGCTCTGGCTACGGCTTTTCTAATCAACGCAGATTTGAGTGACCCGAAGACCAAAAAGCAGGTCGCAGAGACATTCGGTCAAAAAGTTGTTGATAATATCGAACTTTTGGGACGCATTGGCAAGGTGCAATTTATGGAAACTACTAAGAATATTGCGGCTTTGCGGAAGCATTTTATCGAATTGACCGAAGAAGTTGAAATTATTTTCATCAAACTTGCCGAACGTCTTTGCAACCTGAACTTTGCCGATAAAGAGCAGCACGAAGACATTTTGAATTTGTCCGAAGAGGCGCTCTATCTGTATTCTCCGATTGCACAACAACTCGGTATCCGGAAGTTTTACACCGAAATGGAGGATATCGCTTTCCGCAATCTGTATCCGGATGATTTCAAATATTTGGAAAAGATGATTGAAGCCAAACGCAATGTGTTCAACGCTAAATTGAATTCGATGCGGCACGATTTGAACAAAGTTCTGGAAAAATATTCGATTAAGGCGAAATTTCAAGCGCGTGTTAAAAGACCTTACAGTATTTATCGAAAATTGAAAAAGCAAAAAGTTCCGCTCGATAAAATCTATGATTTGCTCGCTCTGCGAGTGATTATTGATTCGGTAGAGCATTGCTATTTGACTCTCGGGGCGGTACATAGCAATTGGATACCGATTGACGGACGTTTCCGAGATTGGATTTCATTTCCCAAAGCAAACGGCTATCGCTCCATTCAGACGACTGTTGTGACTCGGAACGGCGACAAGTTCGAAATTCAAATCCGTACCGAAGATATGCACCAAGAAGCCGAATACGGTTCATCGGCACATTGGGCTTACAAGCAAGGTGCTCAATCAACTACAAATAGTTGGATTGTCAGATTGCGCGAATTTCTCGAAAATGAAGAATATTTCGACAATCCATATGAAGTTTTCGACAAGTTGAAATCGGAAATGAAGCGGGATTACATCAACGTACTCACACCAAAGGGCGAAATATTTTCACTACCCGAAGGCTCGACTCCTTTGGATTACTCATTTTCGGTTCATACGGATTTGGGCTATAGAACTACAGGAGCACGCGTAAACGGGAAATTTGTTAAGCTGAACACGGAACTAAAATCCGGCGACGTAATTGATATAATTAGCTCCAAAACTTCTACTCCGTCTCGTGATTGGCTTAAAATTGTCAAAACGAACCGAGCTCGCTCGAAAATTTTAAGATGGTTCAAGAAAAACGAGCAGGAAGTTTTCATTTTCGAGGGCAAAGTAGCTTGGGAAAAGCTCAAGACCAAAAATGTGAAAAAGCTCAAGGGATTTGACGACGAAAATAAATTCAAAAATGGATTGAACAAACTCGGCTATAAATCGCCCGATGAATTTTATTATGCGATTGCCAATGGCTCTGCGAAGTGCTCATTGTTCACGCTCAAAAGGATTTATCCTGATGCTTTCCGCAAGAAAGAGGATTCAGAGAGAAAATCAAGCAGTTCACACCCCAAAGATGTGATGCCGAAAATCAATGTTGAAGGTATGAGCGGAATTACAACCATTTTGGCTAAATGCTGCAACCCGATTAAAGGCGAGCCGGTCATTGCATACATCACAAAAAGGTCTGAACTAAAGATTCATTCGGCAAATTGCCAATATCTGAAGACTCAGAACCTTGACCAAAGCAATTTCAAAAAAGCCGAATGGACTGATGGCGACTCTTATCAAGTCGTCAAATTGCGGATTTTTGGCGAATCTTACTCCAATTTGCTTTCGATTGTTGTGGACGAAGCCGACCAATGCAAGTTGAGGATTATGGATTCCTCGCGAATTATCAATCGTGCTGCTACTACCGGCTTATTGCTCGAAATTGAGGTGAACGACATCAATCATCTAACGAAATTTACAAATAAATTGAAAAATCATAAGGCAGTCGAAAGCGTCAAGAGCGTCTAA
- a CDS encoding metalloregulator ArsR/SmtB family transcription factor, whose product MEKFRELSVDQLVKIADVLKTIAHPVRLDIIKLLEKHDKLCVNDIVEHTKIEQSLLSHHLTKMKDRGILSSKREGKHIFYSISMTNIPSIFDCMERCKI is encoded by the coding sequence ATGGAAAAATTTAGGGAATTGAGTGTAGATCAACTCGTTAAGATAGCAGATGTGCTGAAGACAATCGCACATCCTGTACGGCTCGATATTATCAAATTGCTCGAAAAGCACGACAAACTCTGCGTCAACGACATCGTGGAGCATACTAAAATCGAGCAATCGCTGCTGTCGCACCATCTGACAAAGATGAAGGACCGTGGCATACTCAGTTCCAAACGCGAAGGCAAGCACATTTTCTATTCCATTTCGATGACAAATATACCGAGCATTTTTGATTGTATGGAACGTTGTAAAATTTAA
- a CDS encoding rhodanese-like domain-containing protein, which translates to MSYKNLNLEEFTNLSQSLPDAKVIDCRTFGELKFRSLKYDIHLDVSNPGFLNQVKELDKSKPYFVYCASGGRSSMLCSYLERYGFGNLYNLSTGVM; encoded by the coding sequence ATGTCTTATAAGAATTTGAATTTAGAAGAATTTACGAATTTATCCCAATCTTTACCCGATGCGAAAGTCATTGATTGCCGTACTTTTGGCGAGCTGAAATTCAGAAGCCTCAAATACGACATTCACCTCGATGTGTCTAATCCGGGATTTTTGAACCAAGTGAAAGAGCTCGACAAGAGCAAGCCCTATTTTGTGTATTGCGCAAGTGGTGGCAGAAGCTCTATGCTCTGCAGCTACCTTGAGCGTTACGGTTTTGGCAATTTGTATAATCTTTCGACGGGTGTGATGTAG
- a CDS encoding RHS repeat-associated core domain-containing protein produces the protein MVKAQKQFPNYQEGLRVIWDDVGLKDIKSFDYKPFGELDGGDEPTKHGFATAEYDGESSCFAMGMRMYSAELGRFLSVDPLFEAMPRHTTYHYSFNSPLVWKDPSGLIPENEKDQDRLMERFSDDDLRFAYETYYESTEELMMKKIAMDNFIIASRAQMERMAYATDLRYMGIETWILSDGSMVRLGGRTGEDGRGSNGQKPNLQNAKELSKEEKEILETRKKKSKLLDDTMTAFDKKAKEEGKTLVYHKIGGNSGWAMEDRNDKDKYHIYLPESFFDFSTDPKSYLYILAHEYYHFTEWLTGDLNGNVHSSFTVDGVTYNFLEDDFQALQFGNSVLLDYFSNINHYSEKIIQGSYFFYSPNGREIEYIIPVSTNELFHPDYNLEHYYRTKNYKR, from the coding sequence GTGGTAAAAGCACAAAAGCAATTCCCCAATTATCAAGAGGGGCTTAGAGTGATTTGGGATGATGTCGGTTTGAAGGACATCAAAAGCTTTGACTACAAGCCCTTCGGAGAGTTGGACGGTGGTGACGAACCGACGAAACACGGATTTGCGACCGCAGAATACGACGGCGAATCGAGTTGCTTTGCAATGGGAATGCGAATGTATTCGGCAGAGCTCGGGCGTTTTCTGAGTGTTGACCCGCTGTTCGAGGCAATGCCACGCCACACAACCTATCATTATTCCTTCAATTCCCCACTTGTTTGGAAAGACCCGTCAGGGCTGATACCTGAGAACGAGAAAGACCAAGATAGGTTGATGGAACGTTTCTCAGATGACGATTTAAGGTTTGCATACGAGACTTATTATGAATCCACTGAAGAACTTATGATGAAAAAAATTGCAATGGACAATTTCATTATAGCTTCAAGAGCTCAAATGGAAAGGATGGCCTATGCAACAGATTTACGTTATATGGGTATTGAAACTTGGATTTTGAGTGATGGTAGTATGGTTAGATTAGGTGGAAGAACAGGAGAAGATGGACGGGGATCAAATGGACAAAAGCCTAATTTACAGAATGCCAAGGAACTATCAAAAGAGGAGAAAGAGATTTTGGAAACAAGGAAAAAGAAATCTAAATTATTAGACGATACTATGACTGCTTTTGATAAAAAAGCAAAAGAAGAGGGTAAGACACTTGTGTACCATAAAATAGGTGGGAATTCAGGTTGGGCAATGGAAGATAGGAACGATAAAGATAAATATCATATTTATTTACCAGAGTCATTTTTTGATTTTTCAACAGACCCTAAAAGTTATTTATATATATTAGCACATGAATACTATCATTTCACTGAATGGCTTACGGGTGATTTAAATGGAAATGTTCATTCTTCATTTACAGTAGATGGAGTTACTTATAACTTTCTGGAAGATGATTTTCAGGCTTTACAATTCGGGAATTCAGTTTTGTTAGACTATTTTAGCAACATTAACCATTACTCTGAGAAAATCATTCAAGGCTCATATTTTTTCTATTCTCCAAATGGTCGGGAAATTGAATATATAATCCCAGTTTCCACTAATGAATTATTCCACCCTGATTATAATTTAGAACATTATTATAGAACTAAAAATTACAAAAGGTGA
- the rpmG gene encoding 50S ribosomal protein L33 — MAKKEQRIIITVECTEAKAAGVPTSRYSTTKNKQNTPSRLELKKYNPFMKKHTLHKEIK; from the coding sequence ATGGCAAAGAAAGAGCAGAGAATAATAATCACGGTCGAATGTACCGAGGCAAAAGCGGCAGGAGTGCCGACTTCACGTTATTCTACAACGAAAAATAAGCAAAACACACCTTCAAGATTGGAACTCAAGAAATACAATCCATTCATGAAGAAACACACTTTGCACAAAGAAATAAAGTAA
- a CDS encoding VOC family protein, which translates to MKLGAFSISLSVKDIRASQEFYHTLGFIDFGGDIEQNWLIMKNGNAMIGLFQGMFEGNIITFNPGWDEHANNLEAFDDVRLIQKHLKSHGIKLESEADESTTGPASVVLLDPDKNVLLLDQHR; encoded by the coding sequence ATGAAATTAGGAGCATTTTCGATTAGCCTGAGTGTCAAGGATATTCGGGCATCGCAAGAGTTTTACCATACGTTGGGATTTATTGATTTTGGCGGCGATATTGAGCAAAATTGGCTGATAATGAAGAACGGAAACGCAATGATTGGGCTATTCCAAGGCATGTTCGAGGGTAATATAATCACTTTCAATCCGGGTTGGGACGAGCATGCGAACAATTTGGAAGCTTTCGACGATGTTCGCCTAATTCAAAAGCATCTGAAAAGCCATGGCATCAAACTCGAATCCGAAGCGGACGAAAGCACAACGGGACCTGCAAGTGTAGTATTGCTAGACCCCGACAAAAATGTGCTTTTGCTTGACCAGCACAGATAA
- a CDS encoding DUF2892 domain-containing protein: protein MKVNVGNTDRIIRFGVAILLAILYFTGVVTGTLGIIFLVAAVILALTATFKLCGLYAILGMNTCKM from the coding sequence ATGAAAGTAAACGTAGGCAATACAGACAGAATCATAAGATTCGGGGTCGCAATCTTATTAGCAATTTTGTATTTTACGGGCGTCGTAACAGGCACATTAGGCATAATATTCTTGGTTGCCGCAGTGATATTGGCACTTACTGCAACATTCAAACTTTGCGGACTTTACGCCATCTTGGGCATGAATACCTGCAAAATGTAA
- a CDS encoding RHS repeat-associated core domain-containing protein, with translation MWNNSHREYASPDAISYDPQKWLWQYRKGAFDTREQKRLLISPHGDGTDDLGDDYAHLWEYSLSGVAGELYVLYKGLQTATTTEPNENKTDVGRRVYISPFKYYAAGGELQFQADGTTKEVHITDNLGSVRSIVIWDSGGLKDIKSFDYKPFGELDGGDEPTKHGFATAEYDGESSCFAMGMRMYSAELGRFLSVDPLFEAMPRHTPYHYSFNSPLVWKDPSGLMPENEKDQDRLMALQFPDLSESNYHIDSYRFEYEIIESCSWGNLIAAHDAFIDDQMNRGDNPNGPPGWGGGGGAGGGGESDGRTGGDGSGTNGSGAGTSGGGASGGGNNGSGKSNKSDKDSKDKKGVSKIPYASLQNFTDWYLNFIKSYSIEGTVIVEAERPRDLTKDFNTHLTEIDRFFRRFNNRLLPGSLGLNLNILPFGVIQFMGHNSDFLNLKQTAKYKRGGMYEGKYFEGDDFGNYAYGVAAKASGVHLHEALMGGGAFGIWKGSHKNWWNIIGFTDEWKDSKMIIRGYFHSYKKFIEGK, from the coding sequence ATGTGGAACAACTCGCATAGAGAATACGCAAGTCCCGATGCAATAAGCTACGACCCACAAAAGTGGCTCTGGCAGTATCGCAAGGGTGCTTTCGATACTCGTGAACAAAAGCGATTGCTTATATCTCCTCATGGAGACGGCACGGACGACCTCGGCGATGATTACGCTCACTTGTGGGAATACTCGCTCTCGGGAGTTGCAGGCGAACTTTACGTGCTTTACAAGGGATTGCAGACGGCGACAACGACAGAGCCGAATGAAAACAAGACTGATGTCGGGCGACGGGTATATATTTCACCATTCAAGTATTATGCTGCCGGTGGTGAATTGCAGTTCCAAGCGGACGGCACGACGAAGGAGGTACATATCACTGACAATCTCGGCTCGGTGCGGAGTATCGTGATTTGGGATAGTGGAGGTTTGAAGGACATCAAAAGCTTTGACTACAAGCCCTTCGGTGAGTTGGACGGTGGTGACGAACCGACGAAACACGGATTTGCGACGGCAGAATACGACGGCGAATCGAGTTGCTTTGCAATGGGAATGCGAATGTATTCGGCAGAGCTCGGGCGTTTCCTGAGTGTTGACCCACTATTCGAGGCGATGCCACGACACACCCCCTATCATTATTCCTTCAATTCCCCACTCGTATGGAAAGACCCATCAGGGCTGATGCCAGAGAATGAGAAAGACCAGGATAGGTTGATGGCATTGCAATTTCCGGATTTAAGCGAATCAAATTATCATATTGATTCTTATAGATTTGAATATGAAATTATTGAATCTTGTTCTTGGGGTAATCTAATTGCAGCTCATGACGCATTTATTGACGACCAAATGAATCGAGGTGACAACCCAAACGGACCACCTGGCTGGGGTGGTGGTGGCGGTGCTGGCGGCGGAGGAGAATCTGACGGAAGAACCGGTGGAGATGGAAGTGGAACGAATGGAAGTGGTGCTGGTACAAGCGGTGGTGGAGCAAGCGGTGGTGGAAATAATGGAAGTGGGAAAAGTAATAAGAGTGATAAAGATTCAAAGGATAAAAAAGGAGTTTCAAAAATTCCGTATGCCTCGTTACAGAATTTTACTGATTGGTATCTAAATTTCATTAAAAGCTATTCCATAGAAGGAACTGTCATTGTAGAAGCTGAAAGACCACGTGATTTGACAAAGGACTTTAATACACATTTGACGGAAATTGACAGATTTTTTAGAAGGTTTAATAATCGATTGCTACCAGGATCACTTGGGCTTAATCTGAATATTTTACCATTCGGTGTAATTCAATTTATGGGGCACAATTCTGATTTCTTGAATTTAAAGCAAACTGCAAAATATAAGCGTGGAGGAATGTATGAAGGAAAATATTTTGAAGGTGACGATTTTGGAAACTATGCATATGGCGTCGCTGCCAAAGCAAGTGGTGTACATTTGCATGAAGCTCTAATGGGAGGAGGGGCTTTTGGAATTTGGAAAGGTTCACATAAGAACTGGTGGAATATTATTGGATTTACTGATGAATGGAAAGATAGCAAAATGATCATCCGTGGATATTTTCATTCATATAAGAAATTTATAGAGGGGAAATAG